One region of Danio aesculapii chromosome 7, fDanAes4.1, whole genome shotgun sequence genomic DNA includes:
- the LOC130232670 gene encoding macrophage mannose receptor 1-like, which yields MAQTLYFPLLLIALCSISECVQRQYHFINEEKKQNEAQRYCREKYTDLATVDNMNDMIQLNKCVNNGCVWIGLQKTSHYKWHWSSGDPALFLKWASGQPDGNADCTFIRNGQWHDWPCTKTCCFICYNHKLIVIQQNLSWSEALRYCRQNHVDLVSVQSVEMQRRVMNVVKLASTEAVWLGLRYSHILGIWFWVSGETVCYQNWALGNGTSEEDCEPTVRSGAVQSRGDQSWISRPETDRLNFICRNY from the exons ATGGCTCAAACTCTATATTTCCCTCTTCTcctcattg CTCTCTGCTCCATATCTGAATGTGTTCAGCGTCAGTATCACTTTATAAATGAGGAGAAGAAGCAGAATGAAGCTCAGAGATACTGCAGAGAGAAATACACAGATCTGGCCACTGTTGACAACATGAACGACATGATCCAGCTGAACAAGTGTGTGAATAATGGATGTGTCTGGATTGGTCTTCAGAAGACGAGTCATTACAAATGGCATTGGTCTTCAGGTGATCCTGCGCTCTTCCTAAAATGGGCATCAGGACAACCAGATGGCAATGCTGATTGTACTTTTATAAGAAATGGACAGTGGCATGATTGGCCATGCACAAAGACGTGTTGCTTTATCTGCTACAACC ATAAACTGATTGTGATCCAGCAGAATCTGTCGTGGTCTGAAGCTCTGAGATACTGCAGACAGAATCATGTGGATCTGGTCTCGGTTCAGTCAGTGGAGATGCAGCGTCGTGTGATGAACGTGGTTAAACTGGCATCTACTGAGGCGGTGTGGTTGGGTTTGCGTTACTCCCACATTTTGGGCATCTGGTTCTGGGTGAGTGGAGAGACCGTGTGCTATCAGAACTGGGCTCTAGGGAACGGCACATCAGAGGAGGACTGTGAGCCCACAGTGAGATCTGGAGCAGTTCAGTCTAGAGGAGATCAGAGCTGGATCAGCCGTCCTGAAACTGACAGACTCAACTTCATCTGCAGAAACTACTGA